Proteins encoded in a region of the Geobacillus genomosp. 3 genome:
- the tilS gene encoding tRNA lysidine(34) synthetase TilS, producing MVDKVRAFIDRHELLTEGATVVVGVSGGPDSLALLHLLSSLRDEWKLRLVAAHVDHMLRGRESEEEMEFVKHFCAEHRILCEAVQIDVPAFQRRTGLGVQEAARNCRYHFFAELVKKHQAQYIALGHHGDDQVETILMRLVRGSTSKGYAGIPVKRPFHGSYLIRPFLAVSRAEIEDYCEKEGLTPRRDPSNEKDEYTRNRFRHHIVPLLKQENPRLHERFQQYSEIMAEDEQFLEELATDALNKVMEKQNSDTVLRIAPFLALPRPLQRRALQLLLLRLYGGVPPVLTSVHIGHILMLCERGRPSGMLDLPKGLKVIRSYDRCLFTFGLQCCAQGYWLQLPVPALLPLPNGYVIMSEFGEHYPRKQLGNDSFVVDPATVSLPLHVRTRRTGDRMVLKGTGGTKKIKEIFIEAKIPRTERDCWPIVEDADGRILWVPGLKKSAFEAKERGQARYILLHYQAMNS from the coding sequence ATGGTTGATAAAGTGCGCGCGTTTATTGACAGACATGAGTTGCTTACAGAAGGAGCGACGGTCGTTGTCGGCGTTTCTGGTGGCCCGGATTCGCTCGCTCTTTTGCATCTTTTATCTTCTCTTCGGGATGAGTGGAAGCTCCGGCTCGTAGCGGCCCATGTCGACCATATGTTGCGCGGGCGGGAATCGGAAGAAGAGATGGAATTTGTGAAACATTTTTGCGCTGAGCACCGTATTTTATGTGAAGCAGTGCAAATCGACGTCCCGGCTTTTCAGCGGCGAACGGGTCTCGGTGTCCAGGAGGCGGCGCGGAACTGCCGGTATCACTTTTTTGCCGAACTGGTGAAAAAGCATCAAGCCCAATACATCGCTTTAGGCCACCACGGCGATGATCAAGTCGAGACGATTTTAATGCGGCTTGTGCGCGGCAGCACAAGCAAAGGGTATGCCGGCATTCCCGTTAAACGGCCGTTTCATGGCAGCTATCTCATTCGCCCGTTTTTAGCCGTCAGCCGGGCAGAAATCGAGGACTACTGTGAAAAGGAAGGGCTGACCCCACGCCGGGATCCAAGCAATGAGAAAGATGAGTATACGCGCAACCGATTTCGCCATCATATCGTTCCGCTGTTGAAACAGGAAAATCCACGCTTGCATGAACGGTTTCAACAATATAGCGAAATAATGGCGGAAGATGAACAATTTTTGGAGGAATTAGCAACGGACGCGCTGAATAAAGTAATGGAAAAACAAAATAGCGATACCGTGCTGCGCATCGCCCCGTTTTTGGCGCTGCCGCGGCCGCTGCAGCGCCGGGCGTTGCAGCTGTTGCTTCTCCGCCTTTACGGAGGCGTTCCGCCGGTGTTGACTTCTGTGCATATCGGTCATATACTGATGCTTTGCGAACGCGGCCGTCCTTCCGGCATGCTCGATTTACCGAAAGGGTTGAAAGTGATTCGTTCGTATGATCGTTGTTTGTTTACGTTCGGCTTGCAGTGTTGCGCTCAAGGCTATTGGTTGCAGCTGCCGGTTCCGGCGCTATTGCCTCTCCCAAACGGTTACGTAATCATGAGTGAATTTGGGGAACACTATCCGAGAAAGCAGTTGGGAAATGATTCGTTCGTGGTTGACCCCGCTACGGTTTCTCTTCCGCTTCACGTACGGACGCGCCGCACCGGCGACCGGATGGTTTTGAAGGGAACGGGAGGTACGAAGAAAATTAAGGAAATTTTCATTGAGGCGAAAATTCCGCGGACAGAAAGGGACTGTTGGCCGATTGTAGAAGATGCCGACGGCCGCATCCTTTGGGTGCCCGGACTGAAAAAATCGGCTTTTGAAGCCAAGGAGCGTGGGCAAGCCCGCTATATTTTGCTTCACTATCAGGCGATGAACAGCTAG
- the hpt gene encoding hypoxanthine phosphoribosyltransferase, translating to MGMKDDIQKVLITEEEIQAKVKELGGMLTEEYDGRFPLAVGVLKGAMPFMADLLKHIDTYLEMDFMDVSSYGSATVSSGEVKIVKDLNTSVEGRDILIIEDIIDSGLTLSYLVDLFRYRKANSIKIVTLLDKPSGRKADIQADYTGFTVPDEFVVGYGLDYAEKYRNLPFIGVLKPEVYKK from the coding sequence ATGGGGATGAAAGACGATATTCAAAAAGTGCTAATCACCGAGGAAGAAATTCAGGCAAAGGTAAAAGAGCTAGGCGGCATGTTAACGGAGGAGTATGATGGCCGTTTTCCGCTCGCCGTCGGCGTTCTTAAAGGGGCCATGCCGTTTATGGCCGACTTGTTGAAACATATTGATACATACTTGGAAATGGATTTTATGGATGTTTCGAGCTATGGCAGTGCGACCGTTTCGTCTGGGGAAGTAAAAATTGTCAAAGACTTAAACACATCTGTCGAAGGCCGCGACATTTTGATTATTGAAGATATTATTGATAGCGGGCTGACGCTCAGCTATCTAGTCGATTTATTCCGTTACCGGAAAGCGAATTCGATTAAAATCGTCACCCTCCTTGACAAGCCATCCGGACGCAAAGCCGATATCCAAGCCGACTACACTGGATTTACGGTTCCAGATGAGTTCGTCGTCGGCTATGGTCTCGATTATGCGGAAAAATATCGCAACCTCCCGTTTATCGGTGTCTTAAAGCCAGAAGTGTACAAAAAATAA
- the ftsH gene encoding ATP-dependent zinc metalloprotease FtsH — protein MNRIFRNTIFYLLIFLVVIGVVSFFNGTNQRTEPMTYDAFITHLENGDVESFSIKPERGVYEIRGQLKTYNEGQYFSTYVMNSDKVLDRIDAAAARTRVEVMPADETSGWVTFFTSIIPFVIIFILFFFLLNQAQGGGSRVMNFGKSRARLYTDDKRKVRFRDVAGADEEKEELVEIVEFLKDPRKFAELGARIPKGVLLVGPPGTGKTLLARAVAGEAGVPFFSISGSDFVEMFVGVGASRVRDLFETAKKNAPCIIFIDEIDAVGRQRGAGLGGGHDEREQTLNQLLVEMDGFNGNEGIIIIAATNRPDILDPALLRPGRFDRQITVDRPDVKGREAVLRVHARNKPLDESIDLKAIAMRTPGFSGADLENLLNEAALVAARRNKKKIDMSDIDEATDRVIAGPAKKSRVISEKERRIVAFHEAGHTVIGMVLADAEMVHKVTIVPRGQAGGYAVMLPKEDRYFMTKAELKDKITGLLGGRVAEEIVFNEVSTGAHNDFQRATNIARRMVTEFGMSEKLGPLQFGQPGGQVFLGRDLHNEQNYSDKIAYEIDLEIQRIIKECYDKAKQILTQYRDKLDLIATTLLEVETLDAEQIKHLFEHGTLPPDRNGNNNGADKEKGDVKVNIQKKEE, from the coding sequence ATGAACCGGATTTTCCGTAACACCATCTTTTATTTGCTGATTTTCCTCGTCGTAATCGGCGTCGTCAGTTTTTTTAACGGCACGAATCAGCGAACCGAGCCGATGACGTACGATGCGTTTATCACCCATCTGGAAAACGGGGACGTTGAGTCGTTTTCCATTAAGCCGGAGCGCGGCGTATATGAAATTAGGGGTCAATTGAAAACATATAATGAAGGGCAATATTTTTCCACCTATGTCATGAACAGTGATAAAGTGCTTGACCGTATCGACGCAGCGGCGGCACGGACGCGGGTGGAAGTAATGCCAGCGGATGAAACGAGCGGATGGGTGACGTTTTTCACATCCATTATTCCGTTTGTCATTATTTTTATTTTGTTTTTCTTCTTGTTGAATCAAGCGCAAGGCGGCGGCAGCCGGGTGATGAATTTCGGCAAAAGCCGGGCGCGGCTGTACACAGATGACAAGCGGAAAGTCCGTTTCCGCGATGTGGCTGGGGCGGACGAGGAAAAAGAAGAGCTCGTGGAAATTGTTGAGTTTTTGAAAGACCCACGCAAATTCGCCGAACTTGGCGCCCGCATTCCAAAAGGGGTGCTGCTTGTCGGACCGCCGGGTACGGGGAAAACGCTGTTGGCGCGTGCAGTGGCCGGGGAAGCAGGCGTGCCGTTTTTCTCGATCAGCGGATCCGATTTCGTGGAAATGTTCGTCGGGGTCGGTGCGTCGCGCGTGCGCGACTTGTTTGAAACAGCGAAAAAGAACGCACCGTGCATCATTTTCATCGACGAGATTGACGCCGTCGGCCGCCAGCGCGGCGCCGGCCTTGGCGGCGGCCACGATGAGCGCGAGCAAACACTCAACCAGCTGCTTGTCGAAATGGACGGCTTTAACGGGAATGAAGGGATCATCATTATTGCGGCGACGAACCGGCCGGACATTTTAGACCCAGCGCTGTTGCGTCCCGGCCGCTTCGACCGGCAAATCACTGTCGATCGTCCGGACGTAAAAGGGCGTGAAGCAGTGTTGCGCGTCCACGCCCGCAACAAGCCGCTTGATGAATCGATTGACTTAAAGGCGATCGCCATGCGGACACCGGGATTTTCCGGGGCCGATTTGGAAAACTTGTTGAACGAAGCAGCGCTTGTCGCGGCGCGCCGCAACAAAAAGAAAATCGATATGAGCGATATCGATGAAGCGACCGATCGCGTCATCGCCGGACCGGCGAAAAAAAGCCGCGTCATTTCGGAAAAAGAACGGCGCATCGTTGCGTTTCACGAAGCCGGACATACGGTCATCGGCATGGTGCTTGCCGACGCGGAAATGGTGCATAAAGTGACGATCGTCCCGCGCGGCCAAGCCGGCGGTTATGCGGTGATGCTGCCGAAGGAAGATCGGTACTTTATGACAAAAGCAGAACTGAAAGACAAAATTACAGGCCTGCTCGGCGGGCGCGTCGCCGAGGAAATCGTGTTCAACGAAGTGAGCACGGGGGCCCACAACGATTTTCAGCGAGCGACGAACATTGCACGCCGGATGGTGACGGAATTCGGGATGAGCGAAAAACTTGGCCCGCTTCAATTCGGTCAGCCGGGAGGGCAAGTGTTTTTAGGCCGCGACTTGCATAACGAGCAAAACTATAGCGATAAAATCGCCTATGAAATTGACCTGGAGATTCAACGCATCATCAAAGAGTGTTACGACAAGGCGAAGCAAATTTTAACGCAGTATCGGGATAAATTGGATTTAATTGCCACGACACTTTTGGAAGTGGAGACGCTCGATGCTGAACAAATTAAACATTTGTTTGAGCACGGCACGCTCCCGCCCGACCGCAACGGAAACAATAATGGGGCTGATAAAGAGAAAGGCGATGTGAAAGTCAACATTCAAAAGAAAGAGGAGTAA
- a CDS encoding type III pantothenate kinase: MIFVLDVGNTNTVLGVYDGDELKYHWRIETSRAKTEDEYGMTIKALLNHVGLQFSDIRGMIISSVVPPIMFALERMCLKYFHIKPLIVGPGIKTGLDIKYDNPREVGADRIVNAVAGIHLYGSPLIIVDFGTATTYCYINEHKQYMGGAIAPGIMISTEALFARAAKLPRIEIARPDDIVGKNTVSAMQAGILYGYVGQVEGIVSRMKAKSKVPPKVIATGGLAPLIASESDVIDVVDPFLTLTGLKLLYEKNTEKKG, translated from the coding sequence ATGATTTTTGTGTTGGACGTCGGCAATACCAATACCGTATTAGGGGTTTATGATGGCGATGAACTAAAGTACCATTGGCGCATCGAGACGAGCCGGGCGAAAACGGAAGACGAATACGGCATGACGATTAAAGCGCTTTTGAATCATGTCGGCCTACAGTTTTCCGATATCCGCGGTATGATCATTTCCTCGGTCGTGCCGCCGATTATGTTTGCCCTTGAACGCATGTGTTTAAAATATTTCCATATTAAGCCGCTTATTGTCGGACCGGGCATTAAAACCGGGCTGGACATTAAATACGATAACCCGCGCGAAGTGGGCGCCGACCGGATTGTCAATGCGGTCGCGGGCATCCATTTGTACGGCAGCCCGCTCATTATTGTCGATTTTGGCACGGCGACGACGTATTGTTATATTAACGAACATAAACAATATATGGGAGGGGCCATTGCCCCGGGAATTATGATTTCGACAGAAGCGCTGTTCGCCCGGGCGGCAAAATTGCCGCGCATTGAAATCGCCCGCCCGGACGATATCGTTGGCAAAAATACGGTCAGCGCTATGCAAGCCGGCATTTTATACGGCTATGTCGGACAAGTGGAAGGCATCGTGTCGCGCATGAAGGCGAAAAGCAAAGTTCCGCCGAAGGTGATCGCGACCGGCGGCCTTGCACCGCTCATCGCCAGTGAATCGGACGTGATCGATGTCGTGGATCCGTTTTTAACGTTGACCGGGCTGAAATTGTTGTATGAGAAAAACACCGAGAAAAAAGGATGA
- the hslO gene encoding Hsp33 family molecular chaperone HslO — translation MGDYLVKALAYDGQVRAYATRTTETVAEAQRRHQTWPTASAALGRALTAGVMMGAMLKGEETLTIKIDGGGPIGTILIDSNAKGEVRGYVTNPHVHFELNEHGKLDVARAVGKNGMLTVVKDLGLRDFFTGQVPIISGELGDDFTYYFVSSEQIPSSVGVGVLVNPDYTIRAAGGFIIQLMPGTEENTISRIEERLKQIPPVSRMIENGLNPEQILEEILGDGDVRVLETMPVSFVCRCSRERIANALVSLGPEEIQDIINQEGQAEASCHFCNEVYHFAKEELEQLKQLAEKR, via the coding sequence ATGGGAGATTACTTAGTGAAAGCGCTCGCCTATGATGGACAGGTGAGGGCGTATGCCACAAGAACGACAGAGACGGTGGCGGAAGCGCAGCGCCGTCATCAAACGTGGCCGACCGCATCGGCTGCGCTTGGACGGGCGCTGACGGCGGGCGTCATGATGGGGGCGATGCTCAAAGGCGAGGAAACGTTAACAATAAAAATTGACGGCGGTGGGCCGATCGGCACGATTTTAATCGACAGCAATGCCAAAGGGGAAGTGCGCGGCTATGTGACCAATCCGCATGTTCATTTTGAGCTGAACGAACATGGGAAGCTTGATGTGGCGCGGGCCGTGGGCAAAAACGGGATGTTGACGGTCGTCAAAGACCTTGGACTGCGTGACTTTTTCACCGGGCAGGTGCCGATTATCTCCGGGGAGCTTGGCGACGATTTTACGTACTATTTCGTCTCATCCGAGCAAATTCCATCATCTGTCGGTGTTGGCGTGCTCGTCAACCCCGATTACACGATCCGGGCTGCGGGAGGGTTTATCATTCAGCTGATGCCCGGGACGGAAGAAAACACGATCAGTCGCATTGAAGAGCGGTTGAAACAAATTCCGCCTGTGTCGCGCATGATTGAAAACGGGCTCAACCCCGAGCAAATATTAGAGGAAATTTTGGGTGACGGGGACGTCCGGGTGTTGGAGACGATGCCCGTGTCGTTCGTCTGTCGCTGTTCCCGCGAGCGGATCGCCAATGCGCTTGTCAGCCTTGGGCCGGAGGAAATCCAAGATATCATCAATCAGGAAGGGCAAGCGGAAGCTTCCTGCCATTTTTGCAACGAGGTGTACCATTTTGCAAAAGAAGAGTTGGAACAGCTGAAGCAACTTGCCGAAAAACGGTGA
- the cysK gene encoding cysteine synthase A, protein MARTVNSVTELIGDTPAVKLNRIVDEDSADVYVKLEFMNPGSSVKDRIALAMIEAAEKEGKLKPGDTIVEPTSGNTGIGLAMVAAAKGYKAVLVMPDTMSLERRNLLRAYGAELVLTPGAQGMRGAIEKAEELVREHGYFMPQQFKNEANPEIHRLTTGKEIVEQMGDQLDAFVAGIGTGGTITGAGKVLREAYPNIKIYAVEPADSPVLSGGKPGPHKIQGIGAGFVPDILDTDIYDGVITVTTEEAFAAARRAAREEGILGGISSGAAIHAALKVAKELGKGKKVLAIIPSNGERYLSTALYQFED, encoded by the coding sequence ATGGCACGCACAGTCAATTCTGTAACAGAGCTGATCGGCGATACACCAGCCGTCAAATTAAACCGCATCGTCGATGAAGACAGCGCCGATGTCTATGTGAAATTGGAGTTCATGAACCCAGGGAGCAGCGTCAAAGACCGGATTGCGTTGGCAATGATTGAAGCAGCGGAAAAAGAAGGGAAACTAAAACCGGGCGACACGATCGTCGAACCGACAAGCGGCAACACGGGAATCGGGTTGGCAATGGTCGCAGCGGCGAAAGGATATAAAGCGGTATTGGTCATGCCGGATACGATGAGCTTAGAGCGCCGCAACTTGCTGCGGGCATACGGAGCAGAGTTGGTACTGACGCCGGGTGCTCAAGGGATGCGCGGGGCAATCGAAAAGGCGGAAGAGCTCGTTCGCGAGCATGGCTACTTTATGCCGCAACAGTTTAAAAACGAGGCAAATCCGGAAATCCACCGTTTGACGACGGGGAAAGAAATCGTCGAGCAAATGGGGGACCAACTTGACGCGTTTGTGGCCGGCATCGGCACGGGCGGAACGATTACGGGTGCCGGCAAAGTGTTGCGCGAAGCGTATCCGAATATCAAAATTTACGCTGTGGAGCCGGCCGATTCACCGGTCTTGTCAGGCGGCAAACCAGGCCCTCATAAAATCCAAGGAATCGGCGCTGGATTTGTTCCGGATATTTTAGATACAGACATTTATGACGGCGTCATTACGGTAACAACGGAAGAAGCGTTTGCGGCAGCCCGCCGTGCAGCCCGTGAGGAAGGCATTCTCGGCGGCATTTCGTCCGGTGCCGCCATTCATGCGGCGTTAAAAGTGGCGAAAGAACTCGGCAAAGGGAAAAAAGTGCTGGCCATCATCCCGAGCAACGGGGAACGTTATTTGAGCACGGCGCTTTACCAATTCGAAGACTAA
- the pabB gene encoding aminodeoxychorismate synthase component I, with product MGQRRRQLKRTIRYSGRDWFCRYEQLAYSRPHHVLLESGQGGRYSIIGLIPSGIARATERQLSIVYRGKKTVLNGQPLELLQQWFSRFIVPDDGEPLPCQGGLIGYISYDAARCIERLPALAVDDLQLPIMHFLLFDDVAIYDHEKQQLHLLAHAREEEETEAVRRLEAYERMWLEERNELPVWPLVAPADASSVSMTKERFIEAVRRVQHYIAQGDVFQVNLSVRQSQPLRAHPFSVYKKLRTINPSPYMAYLHAPEFQAVSGSPELLVRKQGERLETRPIAGTRSRGRTEAEDGQIARKLLASEKERAEHAMLVDLERNDLGRVCAYGTVRVDEWMTVERYSHVMHIVSHVSGTMAPEHDAFAVIRAMFPGGTITGAPKVRTMEIIEELEPVRRGLYTGSIGWIDFQGNMELNIAIRTMVAKDGLAHVQAGAGIVIDSNPEHEYNECLKKAAALWRAKELSEAETLFSSTR from the coding sequence GTGGGACAACGGCGAAGGCAACTAAAGCGGACAATCCGTTATAGTGGGCGGGACTGGTTTTGCCGGTACGAGCAACTGGCATACAGCCGGCCGCATCACGTGCTGCTTGAGAGCGGACAGGGGGGAAGGTACAGCATCATCGGCCTCATCCCAAGCGGGATCGCCCGTGCGACTGAGCGGCAGTTGTCCATCGTTTACAGAGGAAAAAAAACGGTGCTTAACGGGCAGCCGCTCGAACTGCTGCAACAATGGTTCTCGCGCTTTATTGTTCCGGATGACGGCGAGCCATTGCCGTGCCAAGGCGGGCTGATCGGTTATATCAGCTATGATGCTGCCCGCTGTATTGAACGGCTTCCGGCGCTGGCTGTTGACGATTTACAGTTGCCTATTATGCATTTTTTGCTGTTTGACGATGTGGCGATTTACGACCACGAAAAACAGCAGCTTCACTTGCTTGCCCATGCCCGAGAAGAGGAAGAGACCGAAGCGGTCCGGCGGCTTGAGGCATATGAGCGGATGTGGCTCGAGGAGCGGAATGAATTGCCCGTTTGGCCACTTGTAGCCCCGGCCGATGCCTCGTCTGTTTCGATGACAAAAGAGCGGTTTATAGAAGCTGTTCGGCGCGTCCAACACTACATCGCCCAAGGCGATGTATTCCAAGTTAATTTATCGGTGCGCCAGTCGCAGCCGCTTCGGGCTCATCCATTTTCCGTATATAAGAAGCTGCGCACCATTAACCCGTCGCCGTATATGGCTTATTTGCACGCCCCGGAATTTCAAGCTGTCAGCGGCTCGCCGGAGTTGCTTGTGCGCAAGCAGGGAGAACGGCTGGAAACACGCCCGATAGCCGGCACCCGCTCGCGCGGACGCACGGAAGCGGAAGACGGGCAAATCGCCCGCAAACTGCTGGCCAGCGAAAAAGAGCGGGCCGAGCACGCCATGCTCGTTGACCTTGAGCGAAATGACCTCGGGCGTGTCTGTGCGTATGGCACGGTCCGTGTCGACGAATGGATGACGGTCGAACGGTATTCGCACGTTATGCATATTGTGTCGCACGTTTCCGGAACAATGGCGCCAGAACACGATGCGTTTGCCGTCATTCGCGCCATGTTTCCAGGCGGGACGATCACCGGCGCTCCGAAAGTGCGGACGATGGAAATCATCGAAGAACTGGAACCGGTCCGCCGCGGCTTGTATACTGGCTCGATCGGCTGGATCGACTTTCAAGGCAACATGGAGCTGAACATCGCCATCCGGACGATGGTCGCCAAAGACGGTCTAGCGCACGTACAAGCAGGCGCAGGTATTGTCATTGATTCCAACCCGGAGCATGAATACAACGAGTGTTTAAAAAAAGCGGCGGCCCTTTGGAGAGCAAAAGAGCTGAGCGAAGCGGAGACATTATTTTCGAGCA